ATTTCAAGCGTATCGCTGCCGTACTCGAGATCATAGGTCACGCGTACGGTGCGTGCGGGCAGCTTGCGCGGCTTGCGCACCGGCACAAAGCCGGCATTGAGGCGATAGGCCAATGCCGGGCCAAAGATGAAGCCGCGTGCCTCGATGCCCAGCACCAGGTCAATGTTTTTGCCGATGTAGTGCTCGGCCAGCGCATCAATCAGCTTGGCAAAGCCCTGGCGGTCTTTGAGCAGAGTCGTGATGTCATAAAACAGGATGCCGGGCTTCGGAAAATCAGGCACCGTGCGCACCAGAGACTTGAGCGGTTCGCAGTTAACGGAGTGAGTGGGTTGCATAGCCGTCTTACCAGGCTCCTTCAATGTGAAATGATCCAAGACCTTCGCCTTCCTTCTCGTCGAGCTCATGCTCCAGAACGTGATCGACGCGGCTGCCGCGCGATCCTCGGTGCAGGGCCGTGGTCAGCGCGTCCAGTCTGGCGGGCTCTCCGGCGGCTTTCACCTCGACGTGACCGTCTTCGGTGTTGCGCACCCAGCCCCGCAGCCCCAGCGGCTCAGCCTCGCGATGCACAAACCAGCGAAACCCGACTCCCTGCACGCGTCCTTTGACGAGGTAATGACGAACCATAAGTTTTTGGATGCGAGGCCAGTGTTGCAGATAAGGCAAACAGGCGCAAGTTGCAGCGCAGACACCAACGGCCCG
The DNA window shown above is from Acidobacterium capsulatum ATCC 51196 and carries:
- a CDS encoding adenine phosphoribosyltransferase, producing MQPTHSVNCEPLKSLVRTVPDFPKPGILFYDITTLLKDRQGFAKLIDALAEHYIGKNIDLVLGIEARGFIFGPALAYRLNAGFVPVRKPRKLPARTVRVTYDLEYGSDTLEIHEDAIEPGQRIVLVDDLLATGGTMEATVKLVRQLGGEIAGLAFAVELDFLKGRERFPDLDVFSLLHYSE
- a CDS encoding acylphosphatase; this translates as MVRHYLVKGRVQGVGFRWFVHREAEPLGLRGWVRNTEDGHVEVKAAGEPARLDALTTALHRGSRGSRVDHVLEHELDEKEGEGLGSFHIEGAW